One genomic region from Jilunia laotingensis encodes:
- a CDS encoding MFS transporter — MNRKNFDPVTWVPTVYFAMGLPFVVLNMVSVLMFKGLGISDAQIALWTSLIMMPWTLKFLWSPFLEMYKTKKFFVVLTQILSGVFFGLVALSLQLPHFFACSIALLAVIAFSGATHDVVTDGVYMNELSKQEQAQYIGWQGAFYNIAKIVASGGLVWIAGWLVKYFGGTEGASPEVMHGANVHGWMIVMFIMAAVMILLGIYHTRMLPSGGAAATAEGRSVKATFDKLMSVILDFFKKKHIVYYIAFIILYRFAEGFVMKIVPLFLKAGREIGGLGLSEQQIGIYYGTYGAAAFVLGSLLAGYYISHRGLKKTLFSLCCIFNLPFIAYTLLAIYQPTNSMLIGSAIVLEYFGYGFGFVGLTLFMMQQVAPGKHQMAHYAFASGIMNLGVMLPGMISGFVSDWLGYKDFFIFILFATIPAFLITYFVPFTYPDAPKK; from the coding sequence ATGAATAGAAAAAATTTCGACCCTGTAACGTGGGTTCCTACTGTATACTTCGCTATGGGGTTACCTTTTGTAGTCTTGAATATGGTTTCTGTCCTAATGTTTAAGGGCTTGGGGATCTCTGATGCGCAAATAGCCCTTTGGACTTCGTTGATTATGATGCCATGGACATTGAAATTCCTTTGGAGTCCGTTTCTTGAAATGTATAAGACTAAGAAGTTTTTTGTGGTACTGACCCAGATACTGTCCGGTGTATTTTTCGGATTGGTGGCACTATCATTACAATTGCCGCATTTCTTTGCCTGCTCTATTGCTTTATTGGCAGTGATCGCCTTTAGTGGTGCAACACACGATGTAGTTACCGATGGTGTTTACATGAACGAATTGAGTAAACAGGAACAAGCTCAGTATATCGGTTGGCAGGGAGCTTTTTATAATATAGCCAAGATTGTAGCATCCGGTGGATTGGTTTGGATAGCTGGTTGGCTTGTGAAATATTTTGGAGGAACGGAAGGGGCTTCTCCGGAAGTGATGCATGGGGCAAATGTACACGGATGGATGATCGTGATGTTTATTATGGCAGCAGTCATGATACTCTTGGGTATTTATCACACGCGTATGCTTCCTTCGGGCGGTGCAGCGGCTACGGCAGAAGGGCGATCGGTTAAAGCTACATTTGATAAACTCATGAGTGTTATTCTTGATTTCTTCAAGAAAAAGCATATTGTCTATTACATTGCATTTATTATTCTTTATCGATTTGCAGAAGGGTTTGTGATGAAAATCGTACCCCTATTCCTGAAAGCAGGTCGTGAAATCGGTGGATTGGGACTTAGTGAACAGCAGATCGGTATTTATTATGGAACGTATGGAGCGGCAGCATTTGTATTGGGATCTTTGCTTGCGGGTTATTATATTTCGCATAGGGGATTGAAGAAAACACTATTTTCACTATGCTGTATTTTCAATCTGCCTTTTATCGCGTATACTTTATTGGCTATTTATCAGCCTACTAACAGTATGTTGATTGGTAGTGCCATTGTTCTTGAATATTTTGGATATGGATTTGGGTTTGTGGGCTTGACATTGTTTATGATGCAACAGGTTGCCCCAGGAAAACATCAAATGGCTCATTATGCTTTTGCTTCAGGGATTATGAATCTGGGAGTCATGCTTCCGGGAATGATCAGTGGTTTTGTCAGCGACTGGCTTGGGTATAAGGATTTCTTTATCTTCATTCTATTTGCAACAATTCCTGCATTCCTGATTACTTATTTTGTGCCCTTCACATATCCGGATGCGCCTAAGAAATAA
- a CDS encoding glycoside hydrolase family 130 protein, producing MSEKFNMPWEDRPVGCKDVMWRYSKNPVIERYQIPSSNSIFNSAVVPFKDGFAGVFRCDNKAVQMNIFAGFSKDGINWDINHEPIQFKAGNTEMIESEYKYDPRVTWIEDRYWITWCNGYHGPTIGIGYTFDFKEFFQCENAFLPFNRNGVLFPQKINGKYAMLSRPSDNGHTPFGDIYMSYSPDMKYWGEHRSVMKVTPFPESAWQCTKIGAGSVPFLTEAGWLMFYHGVITTCNGFRYSMGAAILDKDNPEKVLYRTREYLLAPAAPYELQGDVPNVVFPCAALQDGEKVALYYGAADTVTGLAFGYISEIIEFVKTKSL from the coding sequence ATGAGTGAGAAATTTAATATGCCTTGGGAAGATCGTCCGGTTGGTTGTAAAGATGTCATGTGGCGGTATTCTAAGAATCCGGTTATTGAACGTTACCAGATCCCATCATCAAATAGTATTTTTAATAGTGCGGTAGTTCCGTTTAAGGATGGATTTGCCGGTGTGTTCCGTTGCGATAACAAAGCGGTACAGATGAATATTTTTGCCGGTTTTAGTAAAGACGGTATCAACTGGGATATCAATCATGAACCGATCCAATTCAAAGCCGGTAATACGGAAATGATCGAGTCGGAATATAAGTACGATCCACGTGTGACATGGATAGAAGACCGTTATTGGATAACTTGGTGCAATGGTTATCATGGACCTACAATCGGTATAGGCTATACATTCGATTTTAAAGAGTTTTTTCAGTGTGAGAATGCTTTTTTACCTTTTAATCGTAACGGAGTACTTTTCCCGCAGAAGATAAATGGTAAATATGCAATGCTTAGCCGTCCGAGTGATAATGGACATACTCCTTTCGGAGATATTTATATGAGTTATAGTCCCGATATGAAATATTGGGGCGAACATCGTAGTGTTATGAAGGTAACTCCGTTTCCTGAAAGTGCATGGCAATGTACAAAGATTGGTGCGGGTTCTGTTCCTTTCCTGACTGAAGCCGGTTGGCTTATGTTCTACCATGGAGTTATCACTACTTGTAATGGTTTCCGTTATTCCATGGGAGCAGCTATTTTGGATAAAGACAATCCAGAGAAAGTACTATATCGTACGCGAGAATACCTACTTGCTCCTGCTGCTCCGTATGAATTGCAAGGTGATGTTCCCAATGTGGTATTCCCTTGTGCAGCTCTGCAGGATGGTGAAAAGGTTGCTCTGTATTATGGGGCGGCAGATACAGTCACAGGACTTGCATTCGGATATATTTCCGAGATTATTGAGTTTGTAAAAACAAAAAGCTTATAA